A single region of the Fenollaria sporofastidiosus genome encodes:
- a CDS encoding YfjL-like protein: MKKFKALYYSLYIILALIVIGYYLINYGNPIIKARVEKDAKEYISRHYKDLDLEIEGVSYQMTGGFYIVELQDKKSQDTNFHLDYKASGKFMCSTYDEILDNTYKRYEAFLKDYAKDIADEEAFDFELSLLPDNELKYENYLTLDQEFDREHLPSKVLAHFHAYEDEPSLDGMMTRLKKVQKAMSKRNLDVRYYSGRIIPTADKAKEGMAEKWGNAISAERVMEKTILDGNMETLERRSNK; encoded by the coding sequence ATGAAGAAATTCAAAGCGCTATACTACAGTCTATACATAATTTTAGCTCTAATTGTCATCGGCTATTACCTTATTAATTATGGCAATCCCATCATCAAAGCGAGGGTAGAGAAAGATGCAAAGGAGTACATAAGTAGGCATTATAAGGATCTTGACCTTGAGATCGAGGGCGTTAGCTATCAAATGACGGGCGGATTTTACATCGTAGAGCTTCAGGACAAAAAGAGCCAAGACACGAATTTTCATCTAGATTATAAGGCATCCGGCAAGTTTATGTGTAGTACTTACGATGAAATTCTTGATAACACATACAAAAGGTACGAGGCCTTTCTTAAGGACTATGCCAAGGATATAGCTGATGAAGAGGCTTTTGATTTTGAGCTTAGTCTTCTTCCTGACAATGAGCTTAAGTATGAAAACTACCTTACACTTGATCAAGAATTTGACAGGGAGCATCTCCCAAGTAAGGTCTTAGCACACTTTCACGCATATGAAGATGAACCAAGCCTTGATGGCATGATGACTAGGCTTAAAAAAGTGCAAAAAGCCATGAGCAAAAGGAACTTGGACGTGCGCTACTACTCAGGCAGGATAATTCCCACAGCTGACAAGGCCAAAGAGGGTATGGCGGAGAAATGGGGGAACGCCATCAGCGCCGAGAGGGTTATGGAGAAGACTATATTAGATGGTAATATGGAAACCTTAGAGAGGAGGTCTAATAAATGA
- a CDS encoding YfjL-like protein: MTKTIKIILYTLLVLLLGIVLFLVLSFYGNPISKIMADKAADEYLKTHYTELDLVRERAYYNFKDAKYVVELWDKNSVDTKFALSFDSFGKMKNDTYGDRLFNTFRRYMGFLDDLADEIAKDSGLDFEIWLRPDDDIDYRAYLTLDQDFDADNLPSKITAAFKAYAEKPSLEDLMNGLKKLYEVLKERNIPVSSYSGLIIPNADKKEDGEAETWKNAISVNAVLEEVIIKEDMEELKRIFDQGNEILYK; this comes from the coding sequence ATGACTAAGACTATAAAAATAATTTTATACACATTGCTTGTGCTGCTCTTGGGCATAGTTTTGTTCCTTGTACTGTCATTCTATGGCAATCCCATTAGCAAAATTATGGCGGATAAGGCAGCGGATGAATACTTAAAGACTCACTATACAGAACTTGACCTTGTACGCGAGCGTGCCTACTACAACTTTAAGGATGCTAAATATGTCGTAGAGCTCTGGGACAAGAATAGCGTCGACACGAAATTTGCTCTAAGTTTCGATAGCTTTGGTAAAATGAAGAACGATACTTATGGCGACAGGCTTTTTAACACTTTCCGTAGATACATGGGCTTTTTAGATGACCTAGCAGATGAGATAGCTAAGGACAGCGGACTTGATTTTGAAATATGGCTTAGACCAGATGATGATATTGATTATAGAGCCTATCTCACACTTGATCAGGACTTCGATGCAGATAATTTGCCAAGCAAGATTACGGCAGCTTTTAAGGCCTATGCAGAAAAACCGAGCTTAGAAGATTTAATGAATGGTCTTAAAAAACTTTATGAAGTGCTTAAAGAAAGGAATATACCAGTGTCGTCATACTCAGGCCTTATAATTCCTAACGCTGACAAGAAAGAAGATGGCGAGGCAGAGACTTGGAAGAACGCTATCAGCGTCAATGCTGTTCTGGAGGAAGTAATTATAAAAGAAGACATGGAAGAGCTGAAGAGAATATTTGATCAAGGAAATGAGATTTTATATAAATGA
- a CDS encoding serpin family protein: protein MKFKNILAAITIAMLLMAGCTNVPEAPKEKVEVDNVKYDKFTSESYTAIFEDYINNTDEKNLIYSPYSYKLALEGLGTVTADFDADEYLGYAVKENMPKELSGTKTKTIIMLNKNEFETKDKNINVVSFPDEAVKLSDNAKKEVFGELLWPSEYDNATRFAIMNATKFESEWAEPFDKSLMRDDEFCTYGDGSGKPGDIIKKKYMIGELDTLAYDDDDVMVGMKPLKKTNSAVYFIAAKDFTKDKIAKIAANITTYVNKLRDYKDGNGAKFYDYVNIKVPTILDETKVDVLKAELNAGHVGLAKGFKVKDTITNKGDEELYINDITQFARFKLDDKGVRAEAVTDIKDGAEAPVENPTELNIECTQPFFVAVESEGVITFITFIGY, encoded by the coding sequence ATGAAATTTAAGAATATATTAGCGGCTATTACTATAGCCATGCTACTTATGGCGGGCTGCACCAATGTGCCTGAAGCGCCAAAGGAAAAAGTTGAGGTTGACAATGTGAAATACGACAAGTTCACATCTGAGAGCTACACAGCTATTTTCGAAGATTATATAAACAATACTGACGAGAAGAACCTTATCTACTCGCCGTACTCTTACAAGCTTGCTCTTGAGGGCCTAGGCACTGTGACAGCGGACTTTGATGCGGATGAGTACCTTGGCTACGCTGTTAAGGAAAATATGCCTAAGGAGCTTAGTGGCACTAAGACTAAGACCATTATCATGCTAAATAAGAATGAGTTTGAGACTAAAGATAAAAATATAAACGTCGTGAGCTTTCCAGATGAGGCTGTAAAGCTTAGTGATAACGCCAAGAAAGAGGTTTTTGGCGAGCTTTTGTGGCCTAGCGAATATGATAATGCGACTCGTTTTGCCATCATGAACGCGACTAAGTTCGAGTCCGAATGGGCTGAGCCATTTGACAAGAGTTTGATGAGGGATGACGAGTTTTGCACATATGGCGATGGCAGCGGCAAGCCGGGGGACATTATCAAGAAGAAGTACATGATTGGCGAGCTTGACACTCTTGCCTACGACGATGATGATGTCATGGTCGGCATGAAGCCTCTTAAGAAAACTAACTCAGCTGTCTACTTCATAGCGGCAAAGGACTTTACTAAGGACAAAATTGCAAAGATCGCCGCAAATATTACTACGTATGTCAATAAACTTCGCGATTATAAAGATGGTAATGGCGCAAAGTTCTACGACTATGTTAATATAAAAGTCCCTACTATATTGGACGAGACTAAGGTAGATGTTTTGAAAGCGGAGCTAAATGCGGGTCACGTGGGGCTTGCGAAGGGCTTCAAGGTTAAGGACACTATCACAAATAAGGGCGATGAAGAGCTATATATTAATGATATCACACAATTTGCACGCTTCAAGCTTGACGACAAGGGTGTAAGAGCTGAGGCGGTAACTGATATAAAGGACGGTGCTGAAGCACCTGTAGAGAATCCGACAGAGCTTAATATCGAGTGTACACAGCCATTCTTTGTAGCAGTTGAAAGCGAGGGGGTAATCACCTTCATTACCTTCATCGGATACTAA
- a CDS encoding ArsR/SmtB family transcription factor gives MSENIYAAVSKKLKAISDQKRLKIVDMLSCGELCACEILEKFDITQPTLSSDMKKLEEAELVKSRREGKNTYYTLNKKALEHFLEQLEYIFGDKPDCICHSKEKIDY, from the coding sequence ATGAGTGAAAATATATATGCAGCTGTTTCTAAAAAGCTTAAGGCGATATCGGATCAAAAGAGACTAAAGATTGTTGACATGCTATCTTGCGGTGAGCTATGTGCTTGTGAGATTCTTGAAAAGTTTGACATCACTCAGCCGACTCTCTCTAGTGACATGAAAAAGCTCGAGGAGGCAGAGCTTGTCAAGAGCCGCCGCGAGGGCAAGAACACTTATTATACGCTAAACAAAAAGGCGCTTGAACACTTCCTTGAGCAGCTTGAGTACATCTTTGGTGACAAGCCTGATTGTATCTGTCACAGCAAGGAGAAGATTGATTACTAA
- a CDS encoding putative DNA modification/repair radical SAM protein produces the protein MDLKAKLKILSDSAKYDASCSSSNSSRKNTGGIGNAASSGICHSWSEDGRCISLLKILFTNVCIYDCEYCINRASNDVVRASFTPEEVAELTMNFYIRNYIEGLFLSSAVIKSPDYTMEQLIRTAELLRNTYHFAGYIHMKVIPGASKELVTKLASLIDRVSVNIELPTENSLKMLAPQKTTDGIMKPMNNIKMAIAENKEDRLRYKSAPLIAPAGQTTQMIIGAANESDETIITKASLLYKGFNMKRVYYSAFVPVVKSKYTSGIKAAPLLREHRIYQADWLMRFYKFKPNEIVSRKNPMLDLDLDPKAFWAITHIELFPIEVNKASYEELLRVPGFGPTTCRRIINARRFAKLSYTSLENMHISLKRAKYFITVGGVYRGGKVGTREELRIKLMDKVNLNEQLSLF, from the coding sequence ATGGATTTAAAGGCGAAGCTTAAAATTTTATCTGACTCGGCGAAGTATGATGCTTCATGCTCTTCGTCTAATTCTTCGCGCAAGAATACTGGCGGCATCGGTAATGCGGCCTCATCTGGCATCTGTCACAGCTGGTCTGAGGACGGCCGCTGTATATCTCTACTTAAGATCTTATTCACCAACGTTTGCATTTACGACTGCGAGTACTGCATCAACCGCGCTTCGAACGATGTCGTGCGTGCTTCGTTCACACCCGAAGAGGTTGCCGAGCTCACTATGAACTTCTACATCCGTAATTACATCGAGGGCCTCTTCCTATCGAGCGCCGTTATCAAGAGCCCCGACTACACTATGGAGCAGCTGATCAGGACTGCCGAGCTTCTTCGTAACACTTATCATTTTGCTGGATACATACATATGAAGGTCATACCGGGCGCGTCCAAAGAGCTAGTTACAAAACTAGCATCTCTAATTGATAGAGTCTCTGTCAACATAGAGCTACCGACCGAGAACTCACTTAAAATGCTCGCTCCGCAAAAGACTACTGATGGCATCATGAAGCCCATGAACAATATTAAAATGGCGATAGCTGAGAACAAAGAGGACAGGTTGAGGTACAAGAGCGCGCCACTCATTGCCCCGGCGGGTCAAACTACGCAGATGATTATAGGTGCCGCGAATGAAAGTGACGAGACCATCATCACGAAGGCGTCGCTTCTATATAAAGGCTTTAATATGAAGCGTGTCTACTACTCAGCCTTTGTCCCTGTTGTTAAGTCGAAGTACACATCCGGCATTAAAGCTGCGCCGCTACTTAGGGAGCACCGCATCTACCAAGCGGACTGGCTGATGCGCTTCTACAAGTTTAAGCCGAATGAAATCGTTTCACGCAAAAACCCCATGCTCGACCTGGACCTTGATCCGAAGGCTTTTTGGGCAATTACGCACATCGAGCTCTTCCCGATCGAAGTCAACAAGGCGAGCTACGAGGAACTTCTTCGCGTGCCCGGCTTCGGTCCGACAACTTGCAGAAGGATTATCAACGCAAGGCGCTTTGCCAAGCTATCGTACACTTCACTTGAGAACATGCACATCTCCTTAAAGCGTGCTAAGTACTTCATCACAGTAGGCGGTGTTTATAGAGGTGGTAAAGTGGGTACTCGTGAAGAGCTGCGCATAAAACTCATGGATAAGGTGAACTTAAATGAACAGCTATCGTTATTTTGA
- a CDS encoding TIGR03915 family putative DNA repair protein, which translates to MNSYRYFDYDQSFEGLMTVIFELYEDIERAKYMREAQESLLDTKVFIATDMEKATRVINAIKEKFSSRFMREVIAVFLSYDPKKEDILIRAIKGIFKRGYGYIFSSEKAASEFRRIRRSVLSENHSYKGLLRFKEVEGGVMLAEFEPKNDILTLLVPHFVKRFPTINFVIADVKRGTAAMHMDGKVEFLELKKLNYEISEREKFFEEAWQDFYKAIAIDERRNEKLMISNMPKRYWHYLTEK; encoded by the coding sequence ATGAACAGCTATCGTTATTTTGATTACGACCAAAGCTTCGAGGGATTAATGACGGTCATCTTTGAACTTTATGAGGACATAGAGCGCGCGAAGTACATGAGAGAGGCTCAAGAGTCCCTACTCGACACTAAGGTCTTTATCGCGACGGATATGGAAAAGGCGACTCGCGTAATTAATGCCATCAAAGAAAAATTTTCAAGCCGCTTCATGAGGGAAGTCATTGCAGTCTTTTTGTCCTATGATCCTAAGAAAGAAGATATATTAATCCGCGCCATCAAGGGCATCTTCAAGCGCGGCTACGGCTACATCTTTTCTTCGGAGAAGGCGGCAAGCGAGTTTCGCCGCATACGTAGAAGCGTTTTATCAGAGAACCACTCGTACAAGGGTCTACTTCGCTTCAAAGAGGTAGAGGGCGGCGTGATGCTAGCTGAGTTTGAGCCAAAAAACGACATCCTTACACTACTCGTGCCGCATTTTGTAAAAAGATTTCCTACGATAAACTTCGTCATCGCCGATGTAAAGCGGGGTACGGCCGCCATGCACATGGACGGCAAAGTAGAGTTTCTGGAGCTAAAAAAGCTAAATTACGAAATTAGTGAGAGAGAAAAATTCTTCGAAGAGGCTTGGCAGGACTTCTACAAGGCAATTGCCATAGATGAGAGACGTAATGAAAAGCTCATGATATCCAATATGCCAAAGCGTTACTGGCACTACCTCACTGAAAAATAA
- a CDS encoding DUF1538 domain-containing protein, which translates to MIKEKFKEVIATVLPISLLVIILNFTFIPLEADLFKRFLLGAVFILLGLTIFLIGVDLGITPMGDSFGHAAVKSGKLSVIAIMGLVLGFVISIAEPDLHILADQVGDVTLGVVSKSSLVMLVSMGVAVLISLGMVRIVKVFSLKTFLLITYGVILVLGILADQFFLAISFDASGATTGALTVPFLLALSAGASAINKDSQKSEEDSFGLVGIASAGAIIGALLLGMLGSPSFGDVPDYAAASEAGVISHFIHEAPIVAKEIIIALLPIIVIYTICNLVFFHNSKRMNARVATGCVLTFVGLVIFLVGVNSGFMDVGRYIGRVLATEHSKTFIVAIAFLMGVLTILAEPAVHVLTNQIEAVTAGSIKKSVVLMTLSIGVGIAVALSILKILVPGMQLWHVLLPGYILTFIIMRKVPNLFVGIAFDSGGVASGPMTATFILAYAQGVAASTPSADLLIDGFGTIAMVAMTPLIALQILGLFYVKNKGGGANA; encoded by the coding sequence TTGATTAAAGAAAAATTTAAAGAAGTCATAGCGACCGTTTTGCCGATCTCGCTACTTGTAATCATACTAAACTTCACATTCATACCGCTTGAGGCAGATCTATTCAAACGCTTTTTGCTAGGCGCAGTTTTCATACTTTTGGGGCTAACGATATTTCTTATCGGCGTCGACCTTGGCATCACACCTATGGGAGACAGCTTCGGTCACGCAGCAGTTAAAAGCGGCAAGCTTTCGGTCATAGCAATCATGGGACTTGTGCTTGGCTTCGTTATATCCATAGCTGAGCCGGACCTTCACATCTTGGCAGACCAAGTTGGTGATGTGACCTTAGGCGTGGTATCAAAGTCGTCCTTAGTTATGCTTGTGTCAATGGGTGTCGCAGTCTTGATATCGCTAGGCATGGTGCGTATAGTAAAGGTCTTCTCACTAAAGACATTCCTACTCATAACATACGGCGTCATACTAGTTCTTGGAATACTTGCAGACCAGTTTTTCCTAGCCATCTCCTTCGATGCATCGGGAGCAACTACAGGGGCGCTTACAGTACCCTTCTTACTTGCTTTATCCGCAGGTGCCTCAGCCATTAACAAAGATAGTCAAAAGTCCGAAGAAGACTCCTTCGGCTTAGTAGGCATAGCCTCTGCAGGCGCCATCATTGGTGCACTCTTACTTGGTATGCTGGGTAGTCCAAGCTTTGGAGACGTACCCGACTATGCTGCAGCAAGTGAGGCAGGAGTCATCTCGCACTTCATTCACGAGGCGCCGATAGTTGCAAAAGAGATCATTATCGCATTGCTACCAATCATCGTGATATATACGATATGTAACCTAGTCTTCTTCCACAACTCGAAGAGGATGAACGCAAGAGTCGCAACAGGCTGCGTGCTAACATTCGTAGGACTAGTAATCTTCTTAGTTGGTGTAAACTCCGGCTTTATGGATGTCGGACGTTATATAGGCCGCGTGCTTGCAACAGAGCACAGCAAGACCTTCATAGTTGCCATCGCCTTTTTAATGGGTGTTCTAACTATACTTGCAGAGCCGGCAGTGCACGTACTTACTAATCAGATCGAGGCCGTTACAGCAGGCTCAATCAAAAAGTCAGTAGTACTTATGACCTTGTCAATAGGTGTCGGCATCGCAGTTGCCTTGTCGATACTTAAGATACTAGTACCAGGGATGCAGCTTTGGCACGTCTTGCTACCTGGATATATACTTACATTCATCATTATGCGCAAAGTGCCAAACCTATTCGTCGGCATAGCCTTCGACTCAGGTGGAGTCGCATCAGGACCAATGACAGCAACATTCATACTTGCTTATGCGCAAGGAGTTGCAGCGTCAACACCATCGGCAGATTTGCTTATAGACGGCTTCGGTACCATCGCCATGGTTGCGATGACACCCTTAATAGCACTGCAAATACTTGGTTTATTCTACGTAAAAAATAAAGGAGGAGGAGCTAATGCGTAA
- a CDS encoding P-II family nitrogen regulator, translated as MRNLKSRHLEMLVVIVEQHKASKVLHLADEKGITASVAMLGVGTASRTIFDYLGLNDKKKEILLIFGTNEEIRSLAACITEKLELNKPNHGIAYIESAFNVFGTEDNDKDNDNIKRGETMYNAIYTIVEKGNAEDVIEAAQKAGSRGGTIVNARGSGSEEARKVFNMFIEPEKEIVLIISEEQMTKDIVESIRKETGIEEKGKGIIFVTNVEATYGLVKN; from the coding sequence ATGCGTAATTTAAAGTCTCGTCACTTAGAGATGCTAGTAGTCATAGTCGAGCAGCACAAAGCAAGCAAAGTCTTGCACTTAGCTGATGAGAAAGGCATTACAGCCTCAGTAGCCATGCTAGGCGTGGGCACTGCATCAAGGACAATCTTCGACTACCTTGGACTAAACGACAAGAAGAAAGAGATACTTCTAATCTTTGGCACAAACGAGGAGATAAGAAGCCTTGCAGCGTGCATCACAGAAAAGTTAGAGCTAAACAAGCCAAACCACGGAATCGCCTACATCGAGAGCGCATTCAACGTCTTTGGCACAGAAGATAATGATAAAGATAATGATAATATTAAAAGAGGTGAAACAATGTACAACGCCATCTATACAATAGTTGAAAAAGGAAACGCAGAAGACGTCATCGAAGCCGCACAAAAGGCAGGCTCAAGAGGCGGCACTATAGTTAACGCTAGAGGCTCCGGCAGTGAAGAAGCACGCAAAGTCTTCAACATGTTCATCGAGCCTGAGAAAGAGATCGTTTTGATTATATCCGAAGAGCAGATGACAAAGGATATAGTTGAGTCGATAAGGAAAGAGACAGGTATTGAGGAGAAGGGTAAGGGAATAATATTTGTGACGAATGTGGAGGCCACATATGGCCTAGTCAAAAATTAG
- a CDS encoding ABC transporter ATP-binding protein: protein MNEILKVNSVSKVYGSFYALKDVNMCVNEGEIYGLVGKNGAGKSTLLKIITGLSYQTSGSIELLGDAGANINIARRRTGALINRPYFIPTLSARDNLEYIAINRDIKERKKKVNETLELIGLENTKNKKAKNFSLGMQQRLAIGIALIDDPVFLILDEPINGLDPIGIKEIRDLIKLVNQEKKTTVMISSHILSELNMVATKYGFIDNGRLIQEITKDELDEKLKSSTKIKVDDAAKGAIVLEEDMKLHNYKVLADNVIAIYDNVNSSAIFKAFQAADVEIIEINQAKEEFESYFLSLVGGRRDV, encoded by the coding sequence ATGAATGAAATTTTAAAGGTAAATTCTGTAAGCAAGGTTTACGGCTCTTTCTACGCACTAAAGGATGTCAACATGTGTGTAAACGAAGGCGAGATTTATGGTCTTGTCGGCAAGAACGGCGCTGGTAAATCTACTTTACTTAAAATCATAACTGGCCTTAGCTACCAAACAAGTGGTTCTATCGAGCTTCTTGGCGATGCGGGCGCAAATATTAACATAGCGAGGAGAAGGACGGGCGCTCTAATCAACAGGCCTTACTTCATTCCAACGCTAAGTGCAAGGGACAATCTTGAGTACATCGCGATCAACAGGGACATCAAGGAGAGAAAGAAGAAGGTTAACGAAACTTTGGAGCTTATCGGCCTTGAAAATACTAAGAATAAGAAGGCGAAGAACTTCTCACTAGGTATGCAGCAAAGGCTTGCCATCGGTATCGCGCTTATCGATGACCCGGTCTTTCTAATTCTTGACGAACCAATCAATGGTCTTGACCCTATCGGTATCAAGGAGATCAGGGACCTTATCAAACTTGTTAATCAAGAGAAGAAGACTACTGTCATGATCTCGAGCCACATCCTAAGCGAGCTTAACATGGTTGCTACTAAGTACGGCTTTATTGACAATGGCAGACTTATCCAAGAGATTACTAAGGATGAGCTTGATGAAAAGCTTAAATCGTCGACAAAGATCAAGGTTGACGACGCTGCCAAAGGGGCTATAGTTTTGGAAGAGGACATGAAGCTTCATAATTACAAGGTTTTAGCTGATAATGTTATAGCTATCTATGATAATGTTAATAGCAGCGCCATATTCAAGGCCTTCCAAGCAGCAGACGTTGAAATTATCGAGATAAATCAAGCTAAGGAAGAGTTTGAATCTTATTTCTTAAGCTTAGTAGGAGGTAGAAGAGATGTTTAA
- a CDS encoding sensor histidine kinase, producing MRRVFPAIILAAALIFLVAALGLDLMTVVIVLLTLVAYLSYTIYLSRKELREFRENLEDKEASEIKVALQSYSYTGELNEICKIIEAIIDSKNTMGQKYNASIENQNLMITNISHDFRTPLTSIMGYIDVYERTRDEKYLEIIKKKAEELKDLIDGFYDFSRLVSKSYKIDKRVFNLDDFIKEEIVNYYDYYIAKGQMIEVSLDRVRCFQDEKNLKIVVDNLISNMMKYSEGGDKIELKYKDGYFELKFSNLAHIVSDDSIERVFERNYTIDKSKNDASSGLGLNIVENLCELMGLEASVSYEDDVFAITIKGKALN from the coding sequence ATGAGGAGGGTATTTCCTGCAATCATACTAGCAGCGGCACTAATTTTTTTAGTAGCCGCTCTTGGTTTAGATTTGATGACTGTTGTTATTGTGCTTTTAACTCTTGTGGCATATCTTTCTTACACCATATACCTATCAAGAAAAGAGCTTAGAGAATTTCGTGAAAATCTTGAGGACAAGGAAGCAAGCGAGATTAAGGTCGCTTTGCAAAGCTATTCTTATACGGGTGAATTGAATGAGATCTGTAAGATAATTGAAGCAATCATTGACTCGAAGAACACTATGGGTCAAAAGTACAACGCCTCGATCGAGAACCAAAACCTGATGATTACGAACATTTCGCACGATTTTAGAACGCCTCTTACCTCCATCATGGGCTACATCGATGTCTACGAGAGAACTAGGGACGAGAAGTACCTTGAGATAATCAAGAAGAAGGCCGAGGAGCTAAAGGACCTCATCGACGGTTTTTATGACTTTTCAAGGCTTGTGTCGAAATCCTACAAGATTGATAAGAGGGTCTTTAATCTCGATGACTTTATCAAGGAAGAGATAGTGAACTACTACGACTACTACATTGCCAAAGGCCAGATGATTGAAGTGAGCTTGGATAGAGTGAGATGCTTCCAAGATGAGAAGAACCTTAAGATAGTTGTCGACAATTTGATTTCAAATATGATGAAGTACTCCGAAGGCGGCGACAAGATTGAGCTAAAGTACAAAGATGGCTACTTCGAGCTAAAATTTTCTAATCTCGCGCATATAGTAAGCGATGATAGTATAGAGAGAGTTTTCGAAAGGAACTACACTATAGATAAGTCGAAGAATGATGCGTCGAGCGGATTGGGGTTAAATATTGTGGAGAATTTGTGTGAATTGATGGGACTTGAAGCAAGTGTATCGTACGAAGATGATGTATTTGCGATTACAATCAAAGGCAAAGCACTAAACTAA
- a CDS encoding DnaJ C-terminal domain-containing protein, producing the protein MEYKDYYKILGVDKKASDAEIKKAFRTLAKKYHPDLHQGDKANEEKFKEINEAYEVLSDKDKRQKYDAFGSNYDFRGGQNFNPNDFGFGGFGGANAGGGTYYRYETNGSGGDFSDFFNMFFGGQGGTRSSRSSAGFNINDIFRGRAKKERQRYNTELYITLDEAYSGSKRSVSLNIDGKNISVNLNIPKGITAGKSIKVAGEKWGVSGDIYFKIQFLKDHRYELDGLDIKTSVDIYPWGAYFGCERVVEVFDKKIKIKVPKGYDTTKLMRIKGKGFTDMKGATGDLYIRFNMVNPKLDEEGEKLYKELEKKYK; encoded by the coding sequence ATGGAGTATAAAGATTACTATAAAATATTAGGTGTCGACAAAAAGGCCTCTGATGCTGAGATCAAGAAGGCTTTCAGGACGCTTGCCAAGAAGTATCATCCTGATTTGCATCAAGGTGACAAGGCGAACGAAGAAAAGTTCAAGGAAATAAACGAGGCTTACGAAGTTCTCTCTGACAAGGACAAGAGACAAAAGTATGACGCTTTCGGCTCGAACTACGACTTCAGAGGCGGACAAAACTTTAACCCGAACGATTTTGGTTTTGGCGGCTTTGGCGGTGCTAATGCGGGTGGCGGCACTTATTACAGATACGAAACAAACGGCTCTGGTGGTGACTTCTCTGACTTCTTCAATATGTTCTTTGGTGGACAGGGGGGCACTAGAAGCAGCAGAAGCTCAGCAGGCTTTAATATAAATGATATATTCAGAGGCAGAGCAAAGAAAGAGAGACAAAGGTACAACACTGAGCTATACATCACTCTCGATGAAGCATACAGTGGCTCAAAGAGGTCTGTCTCACTAAACATTGACGGCAAGAACATAAGCGTAAATCTAAACATACCAAAGGGTATTACCGCTGGCAAGTCCATAAAAGTGGCGGGCGAAAAGTGGGGTGTAAGTGGCGACATCTACTTCAAGATTCAATTCTTAAAGGATCATCGCTACGAGCTTGATGGCCTCGACATCAAAACTAGCGTGGATATCTACCCTTGGGGCGCATACTTCGGCTGCGAAAGAGTGGTTGAAGTCTTTGACAAGAAGATCAAGATTAAGGTGCCAAAGGGCTACGACACTACTAAGCTTATGAGGATCAAGGGCAAGGGCTTTACTGATATGAAGGGTGCAACAGGCGATTTATATATCAGATTTAACATGGTGAACCCAAAACTTGATGAGGAAGGCGAAAAATTATATAAAGAATTAGAAAAAAAATATAAATAA